In the genome of Syntrophales bacterium, one region contains:
- a CDS encoding CoA transferase: protein MKFQHDNRILKNEEQIEKLKATIPDWVLKLERPETPLLIPRFGPLQGIRLVSSGIVIAQPFAATKMAMFGAEVIHLERPGGDIHRRTGPHLMRGVRPHGCDWANEAVNRLSFGLNLKNPRGIELGMALWKISDVWMESSAPGTIERAGVTPELALAVNPKLVILRVSTYGQYGSKEMLGRPGYDALGQAYGGMVSVTGDPSGPPQRAKVYTADYLTALHGWAAVLMALMEVRRTGRGQVIDLSQFEAVHASMGFQMPWVSGEGKVSPHTGNKAPTFQPYDTFMCKDGYVFIGALGPVIYARVPQFLGLDPEEYSYEACSQDAEAVNSEKGLDLDRRLREYCAARTRMEVEKELNAAQIGCCRVMNALDMLKEEHYNLRESHVPVLDRQSGVPIRVGGVIPKMSLTPGSVWRGAPAIGEDTTDIMSKLLGFSNHEIQEYYAGGIIHRTEPCEQPACDPLY from the coding sequence ATCGAAAAACTGAAGGCGACCATACCCGACTGGGTCCTGAAGCTCGAGCGACCGGAAACACCCCTGCTCATTCCCCGGTTCGGCCCCCTCCAGGGCATCCGGCTCGTCAGTTCGGGTATCGTGATCGCCCAACCCTTTGCGGCCACAAAAATGGCCATGTTCGGCGCCGAGGTCATCCACCTGGAACGCCCGGGAGGAGACATACACCGCCGCACCGGTCCTCACCTTATGCGGGGCGTGAGACCTCACGGCTGCGACTGGGCCAACGAAGCCGTGAACCGTCTCTCCTTCGGCCTGAATCTGAAAAATCCGCGGGGGATAGAACTCGGCATGGCCCTCTGGAAAATATCCGATGTCTGGATGGAATCGTCAGCCCCGGGAACGATCGAACGGGCGGGCGTAACACCAGAGCTTGCCCTGGCAGTGAATCCCAAACTGGTCATACTCCGCGTGAGCACCTACGGACAGTACGGGTCAAAAGAAATGCTCGGCAGGCCGGGATATGACGCCCTTGGACAGGCTTACGGCGGCATGGTTTCCGTCACGGGCGACCCGTCGGGACCTCCCCAGCGTGCCAAGGTCTACACGGCTGACTACCTGACGGCGCTGCACGGCTGGGCGGCGGTTCTGATGGCCCTCATGGAAGTTCGGCGTACCGGGCGGGGACAGGTCATCGACCTCTCGCAATTCGAAGCCGTTCATGCCAGCATGGGCTTCCAGATGCCCTGGGTCAGCGGCGAGGGAAAGGTCTCACCCCACACGGGCAACAAGGCGCCCACCTTTCAGCCCTATGACACCTTCATGTGCAAAGACGGCTACGTGTTCATCGGCGCTCTGGGACCCGTCATTTACGCCAGGGTACCTCAATTTCTCGGGCTTGATCCGGAAGAATACAGCTACGAGGCATGTTCACAGGATGCGGAAGCGGTTAACTCGGAAAAAGGGCTGGACCTTGACAGAAGACTGCGGGAATACTGCGCCGCTCGAACCCGCATGGAGGTTGAAAAGGAACTCAACGCCGCGCAGATAGGATGTTGCCGCGTGATGAACGCCCTGGACATGCTCAAGGAAGAACATTACAACTTGAGAGAGTCCCATGTTCCTGTTCTTGATCGGCAGTCCGGTGTCCCCATCCGGGTGGGAGGCGTCATCCCGAAAATGTCGCTGACACCGGGGTCGGTCTGGAGAGGTGCCCCGGCCATCGGCGAAGACACCACCGATATCATGAGCAAGCTGCTTGGTTTTTCAAACCACGAAATCCAGGAATATTACGCCGGCGGCATAATCCACAGGACTGAACCCTGCGAACAGCCGGCCTGCGACCCTCTCTACTGA